The sequence CAATTTTCATAATGTCTCTCCAATTATCTAATTTATTGAGTCGTTTTCTCGACAGCCATTGCAGTCTAATAGCTCACTAGGTTGCGATAAATATCGAAAAATGATGTAGATTGTATCTATATATTGATCTAATAAGATTCGATTAGCTGCTAAACAGCTCAAGGAGAGTGTGATGGATAGGTTGACGGCAATGCGTAGCTTTGTCGAAGTTGCGAATTGTGCCAGCTTCACTCAAGCGGCTGAGCATTTGGACATGAGTCGGTTGCAGGTTTCACGTCATGTTCAAGAGATAGAAGGGTGGTTGAAGCAGAGGCTATTACATAGGACGACTCGAAAGGTGAGCTTGACGGCGGCAGGGGAAATCGCTCTGCAGCGCTGTGAGAAAATCCTCCATGAGACCGCTGAGCTAGAAGTTACTTCACTCAATCAAACCGATGATCTTTCCGGAACCATTCGAATTGCTGCCCCCATTGGTTTAACTCAGCACATGTTGTTGGATGTGGTCGAACAGTTCACCGACCGCCACCCTAATATCACGGTCGAACTGTTTGCCTCAGACCGTTTTACCCAGCTAGTGGATGAAAGGATCGATATTGCACTTCGCTATACGGATCAACCTGACGATAGTTTGATTGCACGAAAGCTAATGGTAATTGATTCAGTAGTGTGTGCCTCGCAAGCCTACTTAGACAAACATGGTGAACCTGAAACGGTCGAGGCGCTTCGACAACACAATTGTTTTCGTCACTTGAATGTTTCTAAGTGGGATTTTGTTAAGGATAACCAGCACTATTCGGTTGAGGTGTCTGGCACCATTAAGGCTAACGATGTTGGGGTGCTAACTCGCGCCGCACAGCACGGAAAAGGGGTGGTTCGTTTACCTTGTGACTTAGCCAATCCACTGATCGCTAATGGCAAATTGATACGCATATTGGATGATTTTGTTTCGCCAAGCAGCGTTCTTTGGGCGGTGTATCTATCTCGCAGTTACCAGCTTCCGATTGTTCGTCAGTTCATTGATTTTGCGGCACAAGCTTGGGCTAGCGATATCAAGTCTGGTGATGTTTGAAACTTCATAGGCAATGATACATAGCGATAGAAATTTAAAAGCCCATAAATACAAAAATCCGATATCAATGGTGATATCGGATTTGAACTCAATAATTCAGAGTTCCAGCACGCTCTCCTCTCACGAAGTCTTTACATGTAATGATGCAC is a genomic window of Vibrio crassostreae containing:
- a CDS encoding LysR family transcriptional regulator; protein product: MDRLTAMRSFVEVANCASFTQAAEHLDMSRLQVSRHVQEIEGWLKQRLLHRTTRKVSLTAAGEIALQRCEKILHETAELEVTSLNQTDDLSGTIRIAAPIGLTQHMLLDVVEQFTDRHPNITVELFASDRFTQLVDERIDIALRYTDQPDDSLIARKLMVIDSVVCASQAYLDKHGEPETVEALRQHNCFRHLNVSKWDFVKDNQHYSVEVSGTIKANDVGVLTRAAQHGKGVVRLPCDLANPLIANGKLIRILDDFVSPSSVLWAVYLSRSYQLPIVRQFIDFAAQAWASDIKSGDV